CAACGTGAGGATATCGCAGGTGAAGAACAGGAACTGGTCGAACAATTCAGCAAGGTATATGAATCTTGGTTCACTGAAGTCACCAGAGAACTTCCTTCTAGTAGATCTATTCCTGTGGGTTATAATGAATCACCAACTGTAGTTCTTCCGGCAGTAGAAAGCACGTTTTCAGGAGGGATTGAATTTGAAGGAAGCTCCGGATGGAGTAACGACTGGTTGGTAAACTGGAACAACCCCAGGGATAAGGTCTGGTGGGATATTGAGGTTGTTCAGTCATCAGTTTTCGAATTAAGCATTGCTTATACCATACCTGAAGGAAGTGAGGGACTAGAGCTAAAGGCCTCAACTAATACTGAAGAAGTATCTGTAATCATCAGCCAGGCATATGACCCGGAATTAATACCTAGCCCTGATCGCGTTTCCAGAGGTGAAGTATATGAAAAGGAATGGACAACCATTTCTTTGGGCACTCTTACTCTGGAAGAAGGAACCCAAAAAATTAATCTTTCTGCTATTCCGGTTTCAGGTAAACCAGGAATCGAACTTAAATCACTAATGCTAACGAAGAGCAATTGAATGCTATGAAATCATTTGGAAGACATTCTCTAATTCTTATATCGGCAATGTTATTCTTTGCCTGTCAAACTCAAATAACTCCTGTTGAGGATGAGAGCGATCTCCTCATCGATAAGGAAGCTACCGCTGAAACCAAAGCTTTATATAAAAACCTGAAAGAATTGGCCCAAACAAAAGTGTTGTACGGCCATCAGGATGATCTGGCTTATGGCTATTCATGGTGGGCTGAATCCGGGAGATCAGACGTGAAAGAAGTAACAGGCTCTTATCCTGCGGTATATGGTTGGGATGTAGGTGATATCCGGCAGATCGACAAAACCACCAATCTTGATAATATCGAATGGGACAATATGAAGCGCTGGATTAAGGAGGGATACGAGCGAGGAGGTATTATCACCATTAGTTGGCATATGAATCACCCGGTTACAGATGGAAACACCTGGGATAAAACTCCCGCTGTAGCTGCTATTATACCTGGTGGTGAACAACATGAGAAATTTAAAGGATGGCTCGATGTCTTTGCCGATTTCGTCTCTGATCTAAAAGGAGAAAGCGGGGAGGCAATACCTGTTATTTTTAGACCGTATCATGAACATACCGGTTCCTGGTTTTGGTGGGGAGAGGAGCAAACGTCAGTGGAAGACTATATCACACTCTGGAGATTTACTGTTGAATATTTAAGAGATGAGAAAGGAATTCATAATCTGCTTTATGCTTATTCGCCAGATAATCAGGCTGGAAGAGAATTTTCGAACTATATGAATAAATACCCCGGCGATGACTATGTTGATGTTTTGGGAATGGACGACTATGGAAGTATGAATGGCAGAGATCCTTCTGAGTTCAGTAATGAGTTGGCTTGGTTAGTTGAAGAAGCCGAAAAGAGAAATAAAATTGCTGCTCTTTCTGAAACAGGAGTAGAAGCTATTCCCGACCCTTTGTGGTGGAGTAACCAGGTAATTCCATCTTTCACAAATAATCCAAAAGCAAAGGGAATTGCCTATATACTCACCTGGAGAAATGCGAATTACGAACGCGAACAACGAGATCACTTTTATGCTTCTCATCCTGGTCATGATAGCGCGCCCGATATGAAAACATTCCGTGATCATGAGCTATTTGTGTTTGAAGATGAATTGCCAGATCTGTATTCGTTAAACTAACGTGAGATCATTATGAAGAATGGTCTTTTTTTGATGTCATTCTGAGGTTACCACCGAAGAATCTAAACGGGTAGGTTTACCCGATAAGATCCTTCGCAAGTATGCTCAGGATGACTGTAGAAGGAGAAAAATGAAGAATATTATTAATCCGGACCTGCATTAAATAAATCATAAAAACCATGGATAGAAAGAGTTTCTTATCAAATACCACACTCGCTTTAGCTGGGGCATCAATTGGAAAAATTGCTCTATTTAAGTCAAAAAAATCGATTAGGTCCGAGTTAAAACTATCTCTTTCTCAATGGGCATTACACCGTGCCATTTTTGGTAAGTCGAAGGATAATTACCAGGAATGGCAACGATTACTGCATTCAGATCCCGATAAGCTATGGCAAGGAGAATTACATCCCCTGGATTTCCCAAAGAGAGCGAAAGAACTTGGCTTTGGTGCCGTTGAATATGTTAACTCACTGATTTTTGGTCATGCTCAGGATAAGGTATTCCTTAATGAGCTTAAGAATAGAACAGATTCAGAAGGGGTTAAGAATATCCTCATTATGGTAGATGAGGAAGGCTTTATTGGTCATCCGGATTCTAAGGAAAGAACTAAAGCGATCGAGAATCATTATAAATGGATGGAAGCTTCCAAACATATAGGCTGCCCATACATGAGAATTAACGCTTTTAGCATGGGTTCTTATGCAGAGCAAAAAAAACTGGCAGCAGAAGGCTTGCGACAATTGGCAGAAAAAGCCGAGGAGTTTGAACTATATGTGTTAATAGAAAACCATGGTGGTATGTCGAGTCATGCAGATTGGCTGGTAGAAACTATTGAGTTGGCCGATCATGAATTGCTAGGCACTGTAGTCGATTTTGATAACTTCACTTTTTCTGAAGACTTTATTTGGGGAGATGGGGATGTATATAATCGTTATGAAGGAGTTGAAAAACTGATGCCTTATGCCAAATCGGTAAGTGCAAAAACTCATGCATTTGACATTCAGGGATACGAGACCTCCATCGACTACACGCGAATGATGAAGATC
This genomic window from Balneola sp. contains:
- a CDS encoding beta-mannosidase, with the protein product MNAMKSFGRHSLILISAMLFFACQTQITPVEDESDLLIDKEATAETKALYKNLKELAQTKVLYGHQDDLAYGYSWWAESGRSDVKEVTGSYPAVYGWDVGDIRQIDKTTNLDNIEWDNMKRWIKEGYERGGIITISWHMNHPVTDGNTWDKTPAVAAIIPGGEQHEKFKGWLDVFADFVSDLKGESGEAIPVIFRPYHEHTGSWFWWGEEQTSVEDYITLWRFTVEYLRDEKGIHNLLYAYSPDNQAGREFSNYMNKYPGDDYVDVLGMDDYGSMNGRDPSEFSNELAWLVEEAEKRNKIAALSETGVEAIPDPLWWSNQVIPSFTNNPKAKGIAYILTWRNANYEREQRDHFYASHPGHDSAPDMKTFRDHELFVFEDELPDLYSLN
- a CDS encoding sugar phosphate isomerase/epimerase codes for the protein MDRKSFLSNTTLALAGASIGKIALFKSKKSIRSELKLSLSQWALHRAIFGKSKDNYQEWQRLLHSDPDKLWQGELHPLDFPKRAKELGFGAVEYVNSLIFGHAQDKVFLNELKNRTDSEGVKNILIMVDEEGFIGHPDSKERTKAIENHYKWMEASKHIGCPYMRINAFSMGSYAEQKKLAAEGLRQLAEKAEEFELYVLIENHGGMSSHADWLVETIELADHELLGTVVDFDNFTFSEDFIWGDGDVYNRYEGVEKLMPYAKSVSAKTHAFDIQGYETSIDYTRMMKIVKASGYDEYICVEYEGSRMTEEEGILATKDLIEKTYPTD